The proteins below come from a single Notamacropus eugenii isolate mMacEug1 chromosome 7, mMacEug1.pri_v2, whole genome shotgun sequence genomic window:
- the TMEM253 gene encoding transmembrane protein 253 isoform X2: protein MEERKIQSLEEEKAIREDKLRHWAQHRESGRLLVLSVSQLWMAVASVPFAVTISCLESNCHMNIALPLWPGASGLLTGILTLELRRAPRLWKVRVMMIFNLFGVILGLVVVVVQGIKLALGPVQSTSYQGVGLLVLELSAEAFILGGALASAFALLLLSQRKPGCCGARRLRYQELQEGLSEMEEIKDTENIPSEP, encoded by the exons atggaggagagaaagattCAGTCTTTAGAAGAGGAGAAGGCAATCCGGGAAGACAAGTTGAGGCATTGGGCCCAACACAGAGAAAGTGGGCGTCTCCTGGTGTTATCG GTGAGCCAGCTCTGGATGGCAGTGGCTTCTGTACCCTTCGCTGTTACCATTTCTTGCCTGGAATCAAACTGTCACATGAATATAGCACTACCCCTCTGGCCAGGAGCTTCG GGTCTGCTTACTGGGATCTTGACACTAGAACTTCGAAGAGCACCCCGCCTCTGGAAG GTGAGAGTCATGATGATATTCAACTTATTTGGAGTGATCCTGGGacttgtggtggtggtggtccaaGGAATAAAGCTGGCCTTGGGTCCGGTACAGTCAACCTCCTACCAG GGGGTTGGCTTGCTGGTCCTGGAATTGAGTGCAGAGGCCTTCATCCTAGGTGGAGCTCTGGCCTCTGCCTTTGCCCTCCTCCTGCTGAGTCAAAGAAAACCAGGATGCTGTGGTGCTCGGAGACTGCGCTACCAGGAGCTACAGGAG GGCCTCtctgaaatggaagaaattaaagatactgAAAATATTCCCTCGGAACCTTGA
- the TMEM253 gene encoding transmembrane protein 253 isoform X1: protein MAGGGKEKEGSSKVMEERKIQSLEEEKAIREDKLRHWAQHRESGRLLVLSVSQLWMAVASVPFAVTISCLESNCHMNIALPLWPGASGLLTGILTLELRRAPRLWKVRVMMIFNLFGVILGLVVVVVQGIKLALGPVQSTSYQGVGLLVLELSAEAFILGGALASAFALLLLSQRKPGCCGARRLRYQELQEGLSEMEEIKDTENIPSEP from the exons GTTCCAGCAAAGTcatggaggagagaaagattCAGTCTTTAGAAGAGGAGAAGGCAATCCGGGAAGACAAGTTGAGGCATTGGGCCCAACACAGAGAAAGTGGGCGTCTCCTGGTGTTATCG GTGAGCCAGCTCTGGATGGCAGTGGCTTCTGTACCCTTCGCTGTTACCATTTCTTGCCTGGAATCAAACTGTCACATGAATATAGCACTACCCCTCTGGCCAGGAGCTTCG GGTCTGCTTACTGGGATCTTGACACTAGAACTTCGAAGAGCACCCCGCCTCTGGAAG GTGAGAGTCATGATGATATTCAACTTATTTGGAGTGATCCTGGGacttgtggtggtggtggtccaaGGAATAAAGCTGGCCTTGGGTCCGGTACAGTCAACCTCCTACCAG GGGGTTGGCTTGCTGGTCCTGGAATTGAGTGCAGAGGCCTTCATCCTAGGTGGAGCTCTGGCCTCTGCCTTTGCCCTCCTCCTGCTGAGTCAAAGAAAACCAGGATGCTGTGGTGCTCGGAGACTGCGCTACCAGGAGCTACAGGAG GGCCTCtctgaaatggaagaaattaaagatactgAAAATATTCCCTCGGAACCTTGA